One window of Elaeis guineensis isolate ETL-2024a chromosome 11, EG11, whole genome shotgun sequence genomic DNA carries:
- the LOC105061184 gene encoding uncharacterized protein, whose protein sequence is MVAGTVPRPNLDEAVSSALDVDTRVPATVITGFLGAGKTTLLNHILTAQHGKRIAVIENEFGEVDIDGSLVASHSSVSEDIVMVNNGCLCCTVRGDLVKMLLELARKKRDKIDHIVIETTGLAKPSPVIETFYSDELVARYVKLDGVVTLVDCKHAMQHLNEKKPRWVVNEAVEQVAYADRIILNKIDLVNEDQLEALTKRIKLINGMAQIQQAKFGVVDMDFVLGLGGYDLDRIESEVLVDATQDTNHQYEDRHEHHGGHHHGHKHDSTVSSVSIVSEGTLDLDEVNDWLERLVDEKGEDLYRMKGVISVNDSTGRYVFQGVHSMLEGCPAKPWGPDEQRLNKLVFIGRNLDEAALRKAFKGCLM, encoded by the exons ATGGTCGCCGGTACTGTCCCCAGGCCCAACCTCGACGAAGCTGTCTCCTCCGCGCTCGACGTTGATACCAGGGTTCCGGCCACGGTGATCACTGGTTTCCTTGGTGCCGGAAAG ACAACTCTCTTGAATCACATTTTAACTGCGCAACATGGTAAGAGGATTGCAGTCATAGAGAATGAG TTTGGGGAGGTGGATATTGATGGTTCGCTGGTTGCCAGCCACTCTTCTGTCTCGGAGGATATAGTGATGGTCAATAATGGCTGCCTTTGTTGCACTGTAAGAGGAGACCTAGTTAAAATGCTTTTGGAGTTGGCTAGGAAGAAGCGTGACAAGATTGATCATATTGTTATTGAAACAACAG GTCTTGCAAAGCCTTCTCCTGTCATCGAGACATTCTATTCAGATGAATTGGTTGCACGATATGTGAAGCTTGATGGTGTTGTTACTTTGGTAGATTGTAAGCATGCCATGCAACATTTGAATGAAAAGAAACCAAGGTGGGTGGTGAATGAGGCTGTAGAGCAAGTTGCATATGCAGACCGTATCATATTAAACAAG ATAGATTTGGTTAATGAGGATCAATTGGAAGCATTAACTAAGAGAATAAAG CTTATAAATGGGATGGCACAAATACAACAAGCCAAATTTGGAGTTGTTGACATGGATTTTGTTCTAGGATTGGGTGGATATGATTTAGACAG GATTGAGTCTGAAGTTCTGGTGGATGCAACACAAGACACGAATCACCAGTATGAAGATAGGCATG AACATCATGGAGGACACCATCATGGTCATAAACATGATTCTACTGTGTCAAGCGTTAGTATAGTTTCGGAAGGAACCCTGGATCTTGATGAG GTTAATGATTGGCTCGAGAGACTTGTTGACGAGAAAGGTGAAGATTTATACAGAATGAAGGGTGTGATATCTGTGAATGATTCTACTGGGCGTTATGTATTTCAG ggGGTGCATTCCATGTTGGAAGGATGCCCTGCTAAACCTTGGGGGCCTGATGAGCAAAGGCTCAACAAACTTGTATTTATTGGGAGGAACTTGGATGAAGCTGCCTTGAGAAAAGCTTTCAAGGGTTGCTTAATGTGA